A section of the Rhodobacteraceae bacterium M382 genome encodes:
- a CDS encoding YaeQ family protein, whose amino-acid sequence MAQKATIYKVELSVSDMDRHYYETHKLTVAKHPSETDERLMVRLLAFALNAHEQLELTKGLSTDDEPDIWLKSLSGELELWVALGLPSEKIVRQSCGKAKEVIVYSYGRTAEVWWEKIKNSTTRFNNLQVVNFSETDTSDLGNLASRSMKLQVNIQDGDVMVSVDDSIVYVTQTKWKNAV is encoded by the coding sequence ATGGCGCAAAAAGCCACTATTTATAAAGTCGAGCTTTCCGTTTCCGATATGGATCGTCATTATTATGAAACCCACAAGCTGACCGTTGCCAAACATCCTTCGGAGACGGATGAACGGCTGATGGTGCGTCTTCTCGCTTTTGCACTGAATGCCCATGAACAATTGGAACTTACGAAGGGCCTGTCAACTGATGATGAGCCTGACATTTGGCTCAAAAGCCTGAGTGGCGAGCTTGAATTGTGGGTGGCGTTGGGGCTTCCAAGCGAGAAGATCGTACGTCAATCTTGTGGCAAAGCCAAAGAGGTGATTGTCTATAGTTATGGCAGGACGGCCGAGGTGTGGTGGGAAAAAATCAAAAACAGCACCACCCGGTTTAATAACCTTCAGGTTGTCAATTTTTCAGAGACGGATACCAGTGACTTGGGAAACCTTGCAAGTCGCTCGATGAAGCTGCAGGTCAATATTCAGGATGGCGATGTGATGGTCAGTGTTGATGATAGCATCGTGTACGTGACCCAGACCAAATGGAAAAATGCAGTGTAG
- a CDS encoding alpha/beta hydrolase — translation MKKLSVTAAAALMASTAAIAQVETRTVTFENEGAILSGTLYLPEERNDAPLPTVVVTGAWTSVQEQMPANYAREMAERGFAAFTFDFRGWGKSGDLPNSLRFVESPEAKTSDIKAAFEFVATLPEVDVDHINGLGICASAGYMVDAVSGNPLVQRLGLVAPWLQNKEIVEAVYGGAQGVAGLIEVSHGAEAKGGEIIPAAGPEGAEGVLMPIGGYYYEADRGAIPEYDDKWNNAGWEGWLTYHPAGNPERLDKPLSIVHSESAAIPQGVQTFLAGFAGDATAQWLEDVTQFDFYDNPEDVARAAETMAEHFRIGLDG, via the coding sequence ATGAAAAAGCTTTCCGTTACAGCCGCCGCAGCTCTCATGGCGTCCACGGCCGCCATTGCTCAGGTCGAGACCCGTACCGTCACCTTCGAGAACGAAGGTGCCATCCTGTCCGGCACCTTATATCTGCCAGAAGAGCGTAACGACGCGCCGCTACCCACCGTCGTCGTGACCGGTGCCTGGACGTCCGTTCAAGAGCAAATGCCCGCGAACTATGCCCGCGAGATGGCCGAACGTGGCTTTGCTGCCTTCACCTTCGATTTCCGGGGGTGGGGCAAATCTGGCGACCTGCCGAACAGCTTGCGCTTTGTAGAAAGCCCCGAAGCCAAAACCTCGGACATCAAGGCCGCCTTCGAGTTTGTCGCAACCCTGCCCGAAGTCGACGTCGATCACATCAACGGTTTGGGGATCTGTGCGTCCGCTGGCTACATGGTCGATGCCGTTTCCGGCAATCCGCTGGTGCAGCGCCTTGGTCTGGTGGCGCCGTGGCTGCAAAACAAAGAGATCGTCGAAGCGGTCTATGGTGGCGCGCAAGGCGTTGCTGGCCTGATCGAAGTCTCTCACGGTGCTGAAGCCAAAGGTGGTGAGATCATTCCTGCCGCTGGTCCTGAGGGGGCCGAAGGCGTTCTGATGCCAATCGGTGGATACTACTACGAAGCCGACCGCGGTGCGATCCCGGAATATGACGACAAGTGGAACAATGCAGGATGGGAAGGTTGGCTGACATATCACCCTGCCGGCAATCCAGAACGCTTGGACAAACCGCTCTCCATTGTGCATTCCGAGAGCGCCGCTATTCCGCAGGGCGTGCAGACCTTCCTTGCAGGCTTTGCCGGTGATGCGACGGCACAGTGGCTGGAAGACGTGACCCAGTTCGATTTCTACGACAACCCCGAGGACGTCGCCCGAGCGGCTGAAACCATGGCCGAACACTTCCGCATTGGCCTTGACGGCTGA
- a CDS encoding helix-turn-helix transcriptional regulator — translation MSRSDLPSHSCTIARAVAQVGDEWTLLIVREMFLGTRRFDDFLRLTGMSSHLLSQRLKKLEAQEIIQRAPYSVRPPRHEYRLTEKGRDLWTLIIALKQWGDRWLNAEVSPVLIVHKTCGQVVRPQMTCPDCGEPMDAHDAEARLSHPFEQERHTARRVP, via the coding sequence ATGAGCCGCTCTGACCTTCCGTCACACTCCTGCACCATCGCACGCGCTGTTGCGCAGGTGGGCGATGAATGGACGCTTCTGATTGTGCGGGAAATGTTCCTCGGCACCCGGCGATTTGACGATTTCCTGCGCCTCACGGGCATGTCGTCCCACCTGCTGTCGCAGCGTTTGAAAAAACTGGAAGCGCAAGAGATCATCCAGCGTGCGCCCTATTCAGTCCGCCCGCCACGCCATGAATACCGCCTGACCGAGAAAGGGCGCGACTTGTGGACGCTCATCATCGCGCTGAAACAATGGGGTGATCGCTGGTTGAACGCCGAGGTTTCACCCGTGCTGATCGTCCACAAAACCTGCGGTCAAGTCGTAAGGCCACAAATGACCTGCCCCGACTGCGGCGAACCGATGGATGCCCACGACGCCGAGGCCAGGCTTTCCCACCCGTTTGAACAGGAACGGCACACCGCAAGGCGTGTGCCGTGA
- a CDS encoding helix-turn-helix transcriptional regulator, whose amino-acid sequence MPRRYADIYPSEPLLNSDVLDHPSAAALMSVRYFRAEPDSMPEDVFSEHHVLLNLQDTPHRVQNWRDGKLRDFTFHQDEIVVTPAGMRSGWRWFAPSDVIVVTLDPSKIARFAQSQLGILLDPQQLCDLPQFTDADLCAAGVILRDALEDDDISSAVMFEAMSRVFLVKLLQRYGKRRPEEVELSARFTSQHYQAVLSHVQSRLDQTISVEELAKETGMSPSHFARVFKETLGTTPMQFVMAYRIEQSIKMMEDATRPLGDIALACGFSDQAHFTRSFKQLTGRTPRAHRATQKT is encoded by the coding sequence TTGCCCCGAAGATATGCAGATATCTATCCATCTGAGCCATTGCTGAACAGCGATGTGTTGGATCACCCGTCGGCGGCGGCGTTGATGTCTGTCCGGTATTTTCGAGCCGAACCCGACAGTATGCCGGAGGATGTTTTTTCCGAGCACCACGTGCTCTTGAACCTTCAAGACACCCCGCACCGTGTCCAAAACTGGCGCGATGGAAAGCTGCGTGATTTCACGTTCCACCAAGATGAAATTGTCGTTACTCCTGCTGGCATGCGGTCAGGCTGGCGCTGGTTTGCGCCATCGGATGTGATTGTCGTCACGCTTGATCCGAGCAAGATCGCACGATTTGCGCAATCCCAACTGGGGATACTGCTCGATCCACAACAGCTCTGCGATCTGCCCCAATTCACCGACGCCGATCTCTGCGCAGCAGGGGTCATCCTGCGCGACGCACTGGAAGATGACGACATTTCGTCTGCCGTGATGTTCGAGGCAATGAGCCGTGTGTTTCTCGTCAAGCTGCTACAGCGCTATGGCAAACGTCGCCCGGAAGAGGTGGAGCTCTCGGCCCGCTTCACATCGCAGCACTACCAGGCTGTGTTATCCCATGTACAAAGTCGGCTGGATCAAACGATTTCCGTTGAAGAGCTGGCAAAGGAGACGGGCATGAGCCCCTCCCATTTCGCTCGCGTCTTTAAGGAAACATTGGGAACAACTCCAATGCAGTTCGTCATGGCATATCGCATCGAGCAGTCCATCAAGATGATGGAAGACGCCACGCGACCGCTTGGGGATATCGCTCTGGCCTGCGGATTCTCGGATCAGGCGCATTTTACGCGCAGCTTCAAACAGCTTACAGGACGGACCCCGCGCGCGCATCGGGCCACTCAAAAGACCTAA